The following coding sequences lie in one Bacteroidota bacterium genomic window:
- a CDS encoding ABC transporter ATP-binding protein produces the protein MLQVNEIVLRLGGNIILDKASLSLEKGKTLALVGESGSGKTSLLRVVAGLETPSEGSILINGKLVSGSEKHVEPARRGVGLVFQDFALFPHISVRKNIEFGLSRLDSVARSRRLEAMLALFQLDGLADRYPHQLSGGQQQRVALARALAPAPDLLLLDEPFSGYDLLLRDTVRRELRSLLDAAGTTTVLVTHDLQDAMMMADEIAIMRSGKVLQQGSLRNLVQQPSDDYVAMFTGAVNKVDVRFEHGRWVSPYGSFRAWTADHPSDALLVMPPDALLIARAGEEDVLVAEVVRSMPLAEGYLVWCRPPSAQAGESWLSLRLDHPAEGILLLALKRDKVRIFPH, from the coding sequence ATGCTTCAGGTAAATGAAATCGTATTGCGTCTTGGCGGAAACATTATTCTCGACAAGGCGAGCCTCAGCCTGGAGAAAGGGAAAACCCTGGCCCTGGTTGGGGAAAGTGGCAGCGGCAAAACCAGTCTGCTGCGCGTGGTTGCAGGTTTGGAGACGCCTTCGGAGGGCAGCATTCTGATCAACGGCAAACTGGTGAGTGGTTCGGAAAAGCATGTGGAGCCAGCAAGAAGAGGGGTAGGGCTTGTTTTTCAGGACTTTGCCTTGTTTCCACATATCAGTGTGCGCAAAAACATTGAATTCGGATTGAGCCGGTTGGATAGTGTTGCGCGTTCGCGCAGGCTCGAAGCCATGCTGGCATTGTTTCAGCTCGATGGGCTGGCCGATCGCTATCCGCACCAGCTCTCGGGCGGGCAGCAGCAGCGTGTGGCTTTGGCAAGAGCCCTGGCCCCGGCACCCGACCTCCTTCTGCTTGATGAGCCTTTTAGCGGCTACGACCTGCTGCTTCGCGATACGGTGAGGCGCGAGCTGCGCAGCCTGCTTGATGCTGCAGGCACAACCACCGTGCTTGTGACGCACGACCTGCAGGATGCCATGATGATGGCCGACGAAATTGCCATCATGCGCTCCGGTAAGGTGTTGCAGCAAGGCAGCCTGCGCAACCTGGTTCAACAGCCGTCCGACGATTACGTGGCCATGTTTACCGGTGCGGTCAACAAAGTTGACGTCCGTTTCGAGCATGGCAGGTGGGTTAGTCCTTATGGTAGTTTCAGGGCTTGGACCGCCGACCACCCTTCAGATGCCTTGCTTGTGATGCCACCCGATGCGTTGTTGATAGCCCGTGCGGGAGAGGAGGATGTGTTGGTGGCCGAAGTTGTCCGGAGCATGCCTTTGGCCGAGGGTTACCTGGTGTGGTGCAGGCCGCCCAGCGCACAGGCCGGGGAATCATGGCTGAGCCTCAGGCTGGATCATCCGGCCGAAGGCATCCTTCTTCTGGCGCTAAAGAGAGACAAGGTGCGAATATTTCCGCACTAA
- a CDS encoding tetratricopeptide repeat protein, giving the protein MLRKILHHSLLTILYLWLAAGHAFAQQHVSSLPPERVYQQAVDLLSKQHYGAARQLFAQLLEEYTDQHAFRYADLRYYLLVCAVETRDPHALAEINLFREEARGSDKMHRADFLEGRMQFAQRRYSQALAAFRKVKRSELPDFEQAELDYKTGFCLIRQNQVREAIPQLERVLQTSSVYAIPARYQLAHLHYSLANNQQALELFAGLRNEPAYRKIVPVYELQLFYRQGMYDEAIAVSETAMASADSRQQAEIARIMANIWFSRNDCPKALSYLTVVEKNPRRQLSAQDHYQAGKCKLGMQDYKEAIRHLQQASAGEEAFAAHAAYLLAHAYAGNGQKVFARNAFLAAYRKNGNTETGVDALLNYARLSLETEADPFNEAATLLEKYLNSSASPPRAAEAGELLVQQYLQGRNYDAALASLERNKAGNPRLHQAYAQLTFNIGAEYLRQNNPSAAEPYFNRLANLKPATTFNTPALFWLAETKYQQKNFVDAVRLYRQMLAARDAQSSGLVAKAHYGLGYSHFQLKQYDQALQAFSQFLSMSGNDPAMTWDAWLRTGDCHFISRRYERAIEAYDRVVNAGIAEADYALMQKALAQGALSRHNQKIATLDQLLKRFPRSSYYDQALYEMASTSLVTNDKRAALAYFDQLIRERPRSAYAREAMLKTGLIYFNNDQPEQAIQHLRRVAETYPGTPDAREALNTLKVIYMETNMIDEFFKFAQSVGMGSITVSEQDSLTFITAENFYTDGRFDDASIALDNYLSKFPNGAYLLKANYYKARILLRANNRTKALPHLEFLAGVPNNPYLSEALLHLARHHYDAGNYGKAADYYSRLYESSGQQGERLEAIEGKMKSHFFEGKYDEALRAAGLLSNADQAKPEQKLHASYISGKSYLELGNSRNALEELGKVHRSGQGVMAAEACYLIARIQFDNNQLTEAENTIFELAEKYKRHDYWVAKGFILLADIYVKTNNIFQAKATLQSIIDNYPGEDLRQEARRKLNMLK; this is encoded by the coding sequence ATGCTTCGTAAAATTCTCCACCACAGCTTATTAACCATTCTCTATCTCTGGCTTGCAGCCGGCCATGCTTTTGCCCAGCAACATGTAAGCAGCCTGCCACCGGAGCGCGTTTACCAGCAGGCGGTTGACCTGCTGTCGAAGCAGCATTATGGTGCTGCCCGGCAGCTCTTTGCCCAACTGCTCGAGGAATACACCGACCAGCACGCGTTTCGCTATGCCGACCTGCGCTATTATCTGCTGGTGTGTGCAGTAGAAACCCGCGACCCGCATGCCCTGGCCGAAATAAACCTTTTCCGGGAGGAAGCCAGGGGGTCCGACAAGATGCACCGGGCCGACTTTCTTGAGGGGCGGATGCAGTTTGCCCAAAGACGCTACAGCCAGGCCCTGGCAGCTTTCAGAAAGGTAAAACGCTCCGAACTACCTGATTTTGAACAGGCCGAGCTGGACTACAAAACCGGTTTCTGCCTGATCAGGCAGAACCAGGTGCGCGAAGCAATCCCCCAGCTGGAGCGTGTGCTGCAGACCAGCAGTGTGTACGCCATTCCGGCACGCTACCAGCTGGCACACCTGCATTATTCGCTGGCCAACAACCAGCAGGCCCTTGAGCTTTTTGCCGGACTGCGCAACGAACCGGCTTACCGAAAAATCGTTCCGGTGTATGAGTTGCAGCTCTTCTACCGCCAGGGCATGTACGATGAAGCCATAGCCGTTTCGGAAACTGCCATGGCTTCGGCCGACAGCAGGCAACAGGCCGAGATTGCCCGCATCATGGCCAACATATGGTTTAGCCGCAACGACTGCCCTAAAGCCCTGAGCTACCTGACGGTGGTGGAAAAAAACCCCAGACGTCAGCTATCGGCCCAAGATCATTATCAGGCCGGCAAGTGCAAACTCGGTATGCAGGATTACAAAGAGGCTATCCGCCACTTGCAGCAGGCATCTGCGGGCGAAGAAGCCTTTGCTGCCCATGCGGCCTACCTGCTTGCCCATGCCTATGCGGGTAATGGACAAAAAGTATTTGCCCGCAATGCCTTCCTGGCAGCCTATCGCAAAAACGGCAACACCGAAACCGGTGTGGATGCATTGCTCAACTATGCCAGGCTCAGCCTCGAAACCGAGGCCGACCCATTCAACGAAGCCGCTACCCTGCTCGAAAAATACCTCAACAGCAGCGCCAGTCCGCCAAGGGCAGCCGAAGCAGGCGAACTCCTTGTGCAACAATACCTTCAGGGCCGCAACTACGATGCCGCGCTGGCTTCGCTCGAGCGCAACAAAGCAGGAAATCCCAGGCTGCACCAGGCCTACGCACAGCTCACTTTCAACATTGGCGCCGAATACCTCCGGCAAAACAATCCCTCAGCAGCCGAACCCTATTTTAATCGTCTTGCCAACCTGAAACCGGCCACCACCTTCAACACCCCTGCCCTGTTCTGGCTGGCCGAAACCAAGTACCAGCAGAAAAACTTTGTGGATGCCGTCAGGTTGTACAGGCAGATGCTGGCAGCCCGCGACGCCCAATCCTCAGGGCTTGTGGCCAAAGCACACTACGGACTGGGCTACAGCCACTTCCAGCTGAAGCAATACGACCAGGCCCTGCAAGCTTTCAGTCAGTTCCTCTCGATGTCGGGCAACGACCCCGCCATGACCTGGGATGCCTGGCTACGCACAGGCGATTGTCATTTTATCTCGCGACGCTACGAGAGAGCCATCGAGGCCTATGATCGCGTGGTGAATGCCGGCATTGCCGAGGCCGACTACGCCCTGATGCAGAAAGCCCTGGCCCAGGGCGCCCTTTCGCGCCACAACCAGAAAATTGCCACACTCGACCAGCTGCTCAAGCGATTCCCCCGCTCATCCTATTACGACCAGGCACTTTATGAAATGGCATCCACCAGCCTGGTTACCAACGACAAACGCGCAGCATTGGCCTATTTTGACCAGCTGATCCGCGAAAGACCCCGCTCGGCCTACGCCCGCGAAGCCATGCTCAAAACCGGACTGATCTATTTCAACAACGATCAACCCGAACAAGCCATACAACACCTGCGCAGGGTAGCCGAAACCTATCCCGGCACACCCGACGCCCGCGAAGCGCTCAACACCCTGAAGGTTATCTATATGGAAACCAACATGATAGACGAGTTCTTCAAATTTGCCCAAAGTGTTGGTATGGGCAGCATCACGGTGAGCGAACAAGACTCGCTTACCTTTATCACCGCAGAAAACTTCTACACCGACGGCCGTTTCGACGATGCTTCCATTGCCCTCGACAACTATCTTTCAAAATTCCCCAACGGCGCCTACCTGCTGAAAGCAAACTATTACAAAGCCCGCATCCTGCTGCGCGCCAACAACCGCACCAAGGCATTGCCTCATCTTGAATTTCTGGCCGGTGTGCCAAATAATCCCTATCTGAGCGAAGCGCTCCTCCACCTTGCCCGCCACCACTACGATGCCGGCAACTACGGCAAGGCTGCCGATTACTACAGCAGGCTGTACGAAAGCAGCGGCCAGCAGGGCGAACGCCTCGAGGCGATTGAAGGCAAAATGAAGAGCCACTTTTTCGAGGGCAAATACGACGAAGCCCTCCGGGCGGCCGGCCTGCTCAGTAATGCTGACCAGGCCAAACCCGAGCAAAAGCTGCATGCAAGCTATATAAGCGGCAAATCGTATCTGGAGCTTGGAAATTCGCGCAATGCACTCGAAGAACTTGGCAAAGTGCACCGCTCAGGACAAGGCGTCATGGCCGCCGAAGCATGCTACCTTATCGCACGCATCCAGTTCGACAACAACCAGCTGACCGAAGCCGAAAACACCATTTTCGAGCTGGCCGAAAAATACAAGCGCCACGACTACTGGGTAGCCAAAGGCTTCATCCTGCTGGCCGATATTTATGTGAAAACCAACAACATATTTCAGGCAAAAGCCACCCTGCAAAGCATAATCGACAATTATCCGGGCGAAGACCTGCGTCAGGAAGCCCGCCGAAAATTAAACATGCTGAAATGA
- a CDS encoding Fe(3+) ABC transporter substrate-binding protein, whose product MKLKRAFVFWMSGLLLAACEPKGEVVNVYSGRHYATDEALFAQFTRETGIRVNLVKADSDQLLNRIEVEGTNSPADLFITADVSRLSRAAASGLLAPLPEEEVLSKVPAVYRDTEGFWTGLTMRARVIVYAPDRINPEAIATYEDLAKAELGGRLIMRSIQSHYNQSLLASMLLYQGEEAAMAWVRGIVANFAREPQGNDRDQMKAIASGLADVSVVNTYYLGQMLSSANEEEQKVAASLRIVFPNQADRGTHVNVSGAGLLRNAPNRTQAIRLLSYLLERRSQEFLSAGNYEYPVIAEAEWPELLQQWGMFRADTINLNRLNDQLDRALVVARTAGWK is encoded by the coding sequence ATGAAATTGAAGCGAGCTTTTGTATTCTGGATGAGCGGGTTGTTGCTTGCAGCCTGCGAACCGAAGGGTGAGGTGGTCAATGTATATTCCGGCCGGCACTATGCCACCGACGAAGCGTTGTTTGCGCAGTTTACGCGCGAAACCGGTATCAGGGTGAACCTGGTGAAAGCCGACAGCGACCAGTTGCTGAACCGCATTGAGGTGGAAGGTACAAATAGTCCTGCCGACCTTTTTATCACTGCTGATGTCAGCCGGCTTAGCCGGGCAGCGGCTTCGGGACTTCTGGCGCCCTTGCCGGAGGAGGAAGTGCTTTCGAAAGTACCGGCAGTTTATCGCGACACTGAGGGCTTCTGGACCGGACTTACCATGCGTGCAAGGGTAATTGTTTACGCGCCCGACCGGATAAATCCTGAGGCAATCGCCACTTATGAAGATCTGGCCAAAGCGGAGCTTGGTGGCCGGCTTATCATGCGCTCCATTCAGAGTCATTACAACCAGAGTTTGCTGGCCTCGATGCTGCTTTATCAGGGCGAGGAGGCTGCCATGGCCTGGGTCAGAGGCATTGTGGCCAATTTTGCCCGGGAACCTCAGGGCAACGACCGCGACCAGATGAAGGCCATTGCCTCGGGACTGGCGGATGTGAGTGTGGTGAATACATATTATCTTGGTCAGATGCTCAGTTCGGCCAACGAGGAAGAACAAAAGGTGGCAGCTTCCCTGAGGATAGTATTTCCCAACCAGGCTGATCGGGGCACCCATGTCAATGTGAGTGGGGCAGGTTTGCTGCGCAACGCACCCAACCGGACGCAGGCCATCCGGTTGCTGAGTTATCTGCTCGAACGCCGCTCGCAGGAATTCCTGAGTGCCGGCAATTATGAATATCCGGTGATAGCCGAAGCTGAGTGGCCTGAACTGCTTCAGCAATGGGGTATGTTCCGCGCCGATACCATCAACCTGAACAGGCTCAACGACCAACTCGACCGGGCCCTGGTTGTTGCGCGCACGGCTGGTTGGAAATAA
- a CDS encoding TonB-dependent receptor produces MKPLALLSPRAFVTKVLKTPIALAGIMLCISPIAEAQQTREQVTIIGTFQPSLKEATKITLLPEPVGNPMQAGDQPLTRVEQSLEVRIEPEPVSPVQTELNESKNIYRNHLNLGAGTNLSPVFDFFHSSALSKTVALNVQTSHRSSWTQVRDYAPSAWMNNKARLGTEIALGEQSIEAGLAYNFDRLHWYGFKPADYPLFDSNAKNILQHFSLFSADARWKTRFRDPESVNHYLGLNLDFFGDRHKSFEHAFALSGGASKQMNLLPVDGSQYVLIDASMAYTAEGDTVMEKSTLAIHARPAAGLKGSFYSIEAGLGLSSVQAGKTYFHLLPEIEARLFVFQDRMNIFASFGGRLEHHSRRMQLAENPWLRSTDTSFVTTIPFEFRAGIKGNPAKGLQISLSYEHMTAEQMGFFITDTTSAFQHMYTTVFDDLSRDRFSFGLRYEPGNKMRAEMMVHVDTYQMTSLAQPWHLPGLQLVFNGWYPVDQKWTAKAGLNLMNERYAPAAGGAAQKLKNITDIALGAEYRHNEQLWFYATAENILNQRYPRFDRYPVQGAQLVAGMKLNF; encoded by the coding sequence ATGAAACCACTGGCATTGTTATCACCCCGCGCCTTCGTAACCAAAGTTCTCAAAACACCCATTGCCCTGGCGGGCATCATGCTGTGCATCAGCCCTATAGCCGAGGCACAACAGACCCGCGAGCAGGTGACCATCATCGGCACTTTCCAGCCAAGCCTGAAAGAAGCCACTAAGATTACCCTGCTGCCCGAGCCTGTTGGCAACCCCATGCAAGCCGGCGACCAGCCGCTCACCAGGGTCGAACAAAGTCTGGAAGTGCGCATCGAACCTGAACCCGTCAGTCCGGTGCAGACAGAGCTCAACGAATCGAAAAACATCTACCGCAACCACCTGAATCTGGGCGCCGGCACCAACCTTAGCCCGGTGTTCGACTTCTTTCACAGCTCTGCCCTCTCAAAAACTGTGGCGCTCAACGTGCAAACCTCCCATCGCTCTTCGTGGACGCAGGTACGCGACTATGCACCCTCGGCCTGGATGAACAACAAAGCCAGGTTGGGCACCGAAATAGCCCTTGGAGAACAAAGCATCGAAGCCGGACTGGCTTACAATTTCGACCGCCTCCATTGGTATGGATTCAAGCCCGCCGACTATCCGCTGTTCGACAGCAATGCGAAAAATATCCTTCAGCACTTCAGCCTGTTCTCGGCCGATGCCAGGTGGAAAACAAGGTTTCGCGACCCGGAATCGGTAAACCATTACCTTGGGCTGAATCTCGATTTTTTCGGCGACAGGCACAAAAGTTTCGAGCATGCCTTTGCCCTCAGCGGGGGTGCATCCAAACAGATGAATCTTTTGCCAGTGGACGGATCGCAATATGTGCTTATTGACGCATCTATGGCCTACACAGCCGAGGGCGACACCGTCATGGAAAAATCCACACTTGCCATCCATGCGCGACCCGCGGCCGGTCTCAAAGGCAGCTTCTACAGCATTGAGGCAGGACTGGGACTAAGCTCGGTGCAAGCCGGAAAAACCTATTTCCATCTGCTTCCCGAGATCGAAGCCAGGTTGTTTGTCTTTCAGGACAGGATGAACATCTTTGCTTCGTTTGGCGGCCGCCTGGAGCACCACAGCAGAAGAATGCAGCTTGCCGAAAACCCCTGGCTAAGAAGCACCGACACCTCGTTTGTGACCACGATACCCTTCGAATTCCGGGCAGGAATCAAAGGCAATCCTGCCAAAGGCCTGCAAATCAGCCTTTCGTACGAGCACATGACCGCCGAGCAAATGGGATTTTTTATCACCGACACCACCTCTGCATTTCAGCACATGTACACCACGGTGTTCGATGATCTGAGCCGCGACCGCTTCTCATTCGGATTGCGCTACGAGCCTGGCAATAAGATGCGGGCCGAAATGATGGTGCATGTGGATACATACCAAATGACCAGCCTGGCTCAACCGTGGCACCTGCCCGGCCTGCAGCTTGTCTTCAACGGATGGTATCCCGTTGACCAGAAATGGACTGCCAAAGCTGGCCTGAATCTGATGAACGAACGCTATGCGCCGGCAGCCGGGGGTGCAGCACAAAAACTCAAAAATATCACCGACATCGCTCTCGGGGCCGAGTACCGCCACAATGAGCAGCTGTGGTTTTATGCCACGGCAGAAAACATCCTCAACCAACGCTATCCGCGTTTCGACCGCTACCCTGTGCAGGGAGCCCAGCTTGTGGCCGGCATGAAACTCAACTTTTAG
- the gyrB gene encoding DNA topoisomerase (ATP-hydrolyzing) subunit B: MTEEQRRLIASSEYTANNIQVLEGLEAVRKRPAMYIGDVNQRGLHHLVYEVVDNSIDEAMAGFCNRIEVTIHADNSISVLDNGRGIPTGLHEKENRSALEVVMTVLHAGGKFDKGSYKVSGGLHGVGVSCVNALSTHLRAEVYREGKIFVQEYSCGQPLHDVKVIGETRMNGTKITFKPDGSIFATTVYDYNILASRMRELAYLNRGITIVLTDEREQTEDGFRSETFYSENGLADFIQYLDENREKLIPEPITIEGEKANIPVEIAMQYNTSFSENVHSYVNNINTHEGGTHLAGFRRGLTRTLKAYAERSGMLAKLKFDINGDDFREGLTAIISVKVPEPQFEGQTKTKLGNNEVMGIVDQIVSEHLTNYLEENPKEARTIVNKVILAATARHAARKARELVQRKNVLSGSGLPGKLADCSERDPAQCELYLVEGDSAGGTAKQGRDRRFQAILPLRGKILNVEKAMPHKIFESEEIKNIYTALGVTIGTEEDSKALNLEKLRYHKIIIMTDADIDGSHISTLILTFFFRYMTELIERGYVYIATPPLYLVRKGKNERYCWTDEEREKLVREWSADGSEKGIHIQRYKGLGEMNAEQLWETTMNPATRTLRQVTIENGLEADHVFSMLMGDEVAPRREFIEANAKYAKIDA, encoded by the coding sequence ATGACAGAAGAACAGAGAAGATTGATTGCCAGCAGCGAATACACGGCAAACAACATTCAGGTACTCGAAGGCCTGGAAGCTGTGCGTAAGCGTCCGGCCATGTACATTGGCGACGTGAACCAGCGGGGGCTGCACCATCTGGTGTATGAGGTGGTGGATAACTCCATTGACGAAGCCATGGCCGGTTTCTGCAACCGCATTGAAGTTACCATACATGCCGACAACTCCATTTCGGTGCTCGACAATGGCCGTGGTATTCCAACCGGCTTGCACGAAAAAGAAAACCGCTCAGCCCTGGAAGTGGTTATGACGGTATTGCATGCCGGGGGGAAGTTTGACAAGGGCTCTTATAAGGTGTCCGGAGGTTTGCACGGGGTGGGCGTGAGTTGTGTGAACGCACTCTCGACGCATCTCCGGGCAGAGGTTTATCGCGAAGGAAAGATATTCGTTCAGGAATACAGCTGTGGTCAGCCGCTTCACGACGTAAAAGTGATTGGTGAGACCAGAATGAACGGCACCAAAATCACCTTCAAACCCGACGGCTCAATTTTTGCAACCACCGTTTATGACTATAACATCCTGGCCAGCCGCATGCGCGAGCTTGCTTACCTGAACCGTGGGATTACCATCGTCCTGACCGACGAGCGCGAGCAGACCGAGGATGGTTTCCGCTCCGAGACTTTTTACTCCGAAAACGGCCTGGCCGACTTCATCCAATACCTCGACGAAAACCGCGAAAAGCTCATACCGGAACCCATCACCATCGAGGGCGAAAAAGCCAACATTCCGGTGGAGATTGCCATGCAATACAACACCAGCTTTTCCGAGAATGTGCACTCGTACGTAAACAACATCAACACCCACGAGGGCGGCACGCATCTTGCCGGCTTCAGGCGCGGGCTCACCCGCACGCTCAAAGCTTATGCCGAGCGCTCGGGCATGCTGGCCAAACTGAAATTCGACATCAACGGCGACGACTTTCGCGAGGGTCTCACTGCCATCATCTCGGTGAAAGTGCCTGAACCTCAGTTTGAAGGGCAGACAAAGACCAAACTGGGCAACAACGAGGTGATGGGTATTGTGGATCAGATTGTCAGCGAACACCTGACCAACTATCTCGAAGAAAACCCCAAGGAAGCCCGTACCATTGTCAACAAGGTGATTTTGGCAGCCACGGCACGCCATGCCGCCCGCAAGGCACGCGAACTGGTACAGCGCAAAAATGTGCTCTCAGGTTCCGGATTGCCAGGCAAGCTTGCCGACTGCTCGGAACGCGACCCTGCCCAATGCGAGCTTTACCTCGTGGAGGGTGACTCGGCAGGCGGCACAGCCAAACAAGGGCGCGACCGCAGGTTTCAGGCCATCCTGCCGCTGCGCGGAAAAATCCTCAACGTGGAAAAGGCCATGCCACACAAAATCTTCGAAAGTGAAGAAATCAAAAACATCTATACTGCCCTGGGCGTGACCATCGGGACGGAAGAAGACAGCAAAGCCCTCAACCTCGAAAAACTACGCTACCACAAGATCATCATCATGACCGATGCCGACATCGACGGCAGCCACATCTCGACCCTTATCCTCACCTTCTTTTTCCGCTACATGACCGAACTCATCGAACGGGGCTACGTCTATATCGCCACGCCCCCGCTCTATCTGGTGAGGAAAGGAAAGAACGAACGCTATTGCTGGACCGACGAAGAACGCGAAAAGCTCGTGCGCGAATGGTCGGCCGATGGCAGCGAAAAAGGCATCCACATCCAGCGCTACAAAGGTCTGGGCGAGATGAATGCCGAACAGCTCTGGGAAACCACCATGAATCCTGCCACACGAACCCTGAGACAGGTGACAATCGAAAACGGCCTCGAAGCCGACCATGTGTTCTCGATGCTCATGGGCGATGAGGTAGCGCCAAGGCGCGAGTTTATCGAAGCAAACGCCAAATACGCCAAAATCGACGCCTGA
- a CDS encoding iron ABC transporter permease: MKAIAERKFGFWVSLALLALLAGGPALAALTGLFGNSGAHWVELRQTVLPVYFLNTLWIAAGVSVLSLALGLVPALVLHRYSFPFSAQVPLLLALPLAIPAYISGMAYHAMLDYTSPLYVFLRSNFGLQTGPYLFFNLHSVGGVILVFSFSYAPYVFLLVHAAMRAFPAAQLEVARLLGASGRKVLFSLLLPHLRPALAAGLSLVLMEVLNDYGLVRFFGVETFTTGIFNAWFLLRDPAAAFRLAGMLMLMAFLLLLAEQWSRAGHTDRTKGGHRPGLPKKLRGWNAGLALAVATLPFVLGFLLPVAQLLVMLFDAIPVLVRSDFFRLLANSLLLALGAGLAATLFALALLYSGSKLRSRFAQALVLFATSGYAIPGAVIAIGLLQIVNIMAFTPFLSRLLGWLLTSTVVLLMYAYVARFVTASWNSVSSGATRIGSGQLEAARIAGAPAWLVFRQVIWPFLKPATLAGFIMVSMDVLKELPLTLLLRPFNFDTLAVRAFEFAADERIAEASPYALLIVVAGFVPVWLIRKNKMI; encoded by the coding sequence ATGAAAGCTATCGCAGAACGAAAATTTGGCTTTTGGGTCAGCCTGGCTTTGTTGGCGCTGCTTGCAGGAGGACCTGCTTTGGCTGCTTTGACCGGCTTGTTTGGTAATTCAGGGGCACATTGGGTAGAACTCAGGCAAACTGTGCTGCCTGTTTATTTCCTGAACACCCTGTGGATTGCAGCCGGGGTAAGTGTGTTGAGCCTGGCGCTTGGGCTTGTTCCTGCGCTGGTTTTGCATCGCTACAGCTTCCCGTTTTCGGCTCAGGTGCCCTTGCTGCTGGCGCTCCCGCTGGCCATACCTGCCTACATCAGCGGCATGGCTTATCATGCCATGCTCGATTACACCTCGCCTCTGTACGTGTTTTTGCGAAGCAATTTTGGCCTTCAAACCGGCCCTTACCTTTTTTTTAATCTTCATTCGGTCGGCGGGGTTATTCTGGTGTTTTCATTTTCCTATGCGCCCTATGTTTTCCTGCTTGTCCATGCGGCCATGCGGGCTTTCCCTGCGGCTCAGCTCGAAGTAGCGCGCCTGCTCGGGGCCTCGGGCCGCAAGGTGTTGTTCAGTCTTCTGCTGCCTCACCTTCGCCCTGCACTGGCGGCCGGACTCTCGCTTGTGCTGATGGAAGTGCTCAACGACTATGGTCTGGTGCGCTTTTTTGGTGTCGAAACATTTACCACGGGCATCTTCAACGCCTGGTTTTTGCTGCGCGATCCAGCGGCTGCATTCAGGCTGGCCGGCATGCTGATGCTTATGGCGTTTTTATTGTTGCTGGCCGAGCAATGGAGCCGGGCGGGGCATACCGACCGGACCAAGGGCGGGCATCGTCCCGGCCTGCCAAAAAAACTCCGGGGCTGGAATGCAGGCCTGGCGCTGGCTGTGGCCACACTGCCCTTCGTGCTGGGATTTCTCCTGCCCGTCGCGCAATTGCTGGTCATGCTTTTCGATGCCATCCCGGTGCTCGTACGCTCCGATTTTTTCCGGCTTCTGGCCAACAGCTTGCTTCTTGCACTGGGGGCGGGCCTGGCAGCCACCTTGTTTGCTTTAGCATTGTTGTATTCCGGCAGCAAGCTCAGGTCGCGGTTTGCGCAGGCTTTGGTTTTATTTGCCACCTCGGGATATGCCATTCCGGGAGCGGTGATTGCCATTGGCCTGCTGCAAATCGTTAACATTATGGCATTTACACCATTTTTGTCGCGCCTTTTAGGGTGGTTGCTCACTTCCACCGTTGTCTTGCTGATGTATGCCTATGTGGCAAGATTTGTAACAGCTTCCTGGAACAGTGTGTCGAGCGGTGCCACGCGAATCGGAAGCGGGCAGCTCGAAGCAGCCAGAATTGCCGGTGCACCGGCATGGCTGGTGTTCAGGCAGGTGATCTGGCCCTTTCTCAAGCCTGCAACCCTTGCAGGATTTATCATGGTGAGCATGGACGTGCTCAAAGAGTTGCCGCTGACCCTGCTGCTGCGCCCTTTCAACTTTGACACCCTGGCGGTGAGGGCCTTCGAATTTGCTGCCGATGAGCGCATTGCCGAAGCCTCACCTTATGCACTGCTGATTGTGGTTGCCGGATTCGTTCCTGTGTGGTTGATTCGAAAAAACAAAATGATCTGA